The following coding sequences lie in one Gouania willdenowi chromosome 5, fGouWil2.1, whole genome shotgun sequence genomic window:
- the LOC114463994 gene encoding zinc finger protein OZF-like isoform X3 yields the protein MTQQNQEAKQTDRDIDIVPKRVGESTDGLKLQDHLHIKKEEEELWESLEEKQETDITAVTVKSEDEEEEAQCSLLHWRQSEENIKGEPATCSSAKLMKVEPNGDISEGPEAANTCTQQDTDGEETDCSDTEDSEDWREPLSQSEAQSEHMDMRCENFQTSENNTRGTSHNTHKPFGCDVCGKQFADTAHLRRHTRTHTGEKPFRCDVCGKQFGTKTQLKSHTRIHTGENPYGCDVCGKSFSDRSHLKIHTRIHTGEKPFNCDVCGKRFGRNDSLKKHMIVHSGSKPCVCDICGKRFSDISKLKIHKRIHTGHKPCVCDICGKQFGDISKLKRHKITHTGQKPCVCEVCGKQFCDTSTLKVHMRIHTGEKPFSCDVCGKRFCQSEDLKRHISVHTGEKPFCCDVCSRRFSLKKCLKHHMMVHTGEKPFGCDVCGKEFRTTANLKIHTRTHTGEKPYGCDLCEKRFRDGASLWRHTRNHTGEKLFCCDVCGQKFTCKANLSGHSRVHTGEKPLVVTCVGNNLVTDLV from the exons atgactcagcaaaaccagGAGGCAAAGCAGACTGACAGAGATattgatattgtcccaaaacgtGTGG GAGAATCTACTGATGGTTTGAAGCTCCAGGATcatctccacataaagaaggaagaggaagaactgtGGGAAAGTCTGGAGGAAAAGCAGGAGACGGATATCACGGCTGTTACTGTGAagagtgaagatgaagaggaggaagctcagtgttctctgctacactggagacaaagtgaggagaacatcaaaggagaacctgcaacctgcagctcagctaAACTCATGAAAGTAGAACCAAATGGAGACATCAGTGAAGGCCCAGAAGCAGCAAACACTTGTACACAACAAGACACTGATGGAGAGGAAACAGACTGCTCTGACACTGAAGACAGTGAGGATTGGAGGGAACCTTTGTCCCAGTCTGAAGCTCAGAGTGAACACATGGACATGAGGTGTGAGAACTTTCAAACATCTGAGAACAACACCAGAGGAAcatcacacaacacacacaaaccctttggttgtgatgtGTGTGGGAAACAATTTGCCGACACAGCACATCTGAGGAGGCACACAAGAactcacacaggagagaaaccttttcgttgtgatgtttgtgggaaACAATTTGGCACCAAAACACAGCTGAAGTCTCACAcgagaattcacacaggagaaaaCCCCTATGGTTGTGACGTGTGTGGGAAATCATTTAGCGACAGATCACATCTGAAGATCCACAcaagaattcacacaggagagaaacctttcAATTGTGATGTCTGTGGAAAGAGGTTTGGCCGCAACGATTCTTTAAAGAAACACATGATTGTCCACTCAGGCAGTAAACCCTGTGTTTGTGACATTTGTGGGAAACGATTTAGCGACATATCAAAACTGAAAATCCACAAAAGAATTCATACAGGGCACAAACCCTGTGTTTGTGACATTTGTGGGAAACAATTTGGAGACATATCAAAACTGAagagacacaaaataactcacacAGGACAGAAACCCTGTGTTTGTGAAGTTTGTGGGAAGCAATTTTGCGACACATCAACACTGAAGGTCCACATGAGAATtcacactggagagaaaccatttagttgtgatgtttgtggaaaGAGGTTTTGCCAAAGTGAGGATCTCAAAAGGCACATTAGtgtccacacaggagagaaaccattttgctgtgatgtttgtagtcGACGTTTTAGCCTGAAGAAATGTCTGAAGCATCACATGATGGTtcacactggagagaaaccctttggttgtgatgtGTGTGGGAAAGAATTTCGCACCACAGCAAATCTGAAGATCCACACGAGAACTCACACGGGAGAGAAACCCTATGGCTGTGACTTGTGTGAGAAAAGATTTCGTGATGGAGCAAGCCTGTGGAGGCACACAAGAAATCACACTGGAGAGAAACTGTTTTGCTGTGATGTTTGTGGTCAAAAGTTTACTTGCAAGGCAAATCTTTCTGGGCACTCAAGagttcacacaggagagaaacccttggTTGTGACGTGTGTGGGAAACAATTTGGTGACAGATCTTGTCTGA
- the LOC114463994 gene encoding zinc finger protein OZF-like isoform X4 — protein MKVEPNGDISEGPEAANTCTQQDTDGEETDCSDTEDSEDWREPLSQSEAQSEHMDMRCENFQTSENNTRGTSHNTHKPFGCDVCGKQFADTAHLRRHTRTHTGEKPFRCDVCGKQFGTKTQLKSHTRIHTGENPYGCDVCGKSFSDRSHLKIHTRIHTGEKPFNCDVCGKRFGRNDSLKKHMIVHSGSKPCVCDICGKRFSDISKLKIHKRIHTGHKPCVCDICGKQFGDISKLKRHKITHTGQKPCVCEVCGKQFCDTSTLKVHMRIHTGEKPFSCDVCGKRFCQSEDLKRHISVHTGEKPFCCDVCSRRFSLKKCLKHHMMVHTGEKPFGCDVCGKEFRTTANLKIHTRTHTGEKPYGCDLCEKRFRDGASLWRHTRNHTGEKLFCCDVCGQKFTCKANLSGHSRVHTGEKPLVVTCVGNNLVTDLV, from the coding sequence ATGAAAGTAGAACCAAATGGAGACATCAGTGAAGGCCCAGAAGCAGCAAACACTTGTACACAACAAGACACTGATGGAGAGGAAACAGACTGCTCTGACACTGAAGACAGTGAGGATTGGAGGGAACCTTTGTCCCAGTCTGAAGCTCAGAGTGAACACATGGACATGAGGTGTGAGAACTTTCAAACATCTGAGAACAACACCAGAGGAAcatcacacaacacacacaaaccctttggttgtgatgtGTGTGGGAAACAATTTGCCGACACAGCACATCTGAGGAGGCACACAAGAactcacacaggagagaaaccttttcgttgtgatgtttgtgggaaACAATTTGGCACCAAAACACAGCTGAAGTCTCACAcgagaattcacacaggagaaaaCCCCTATGGTTGTGACGTGTGTGGGAAATCATTTAGCGACAGATCACATCTGAAGATCCACAcaagaattcacacaggagagaaacctttcAATTGTGATGTCTGTGGAAAGAGGTTTGGCCGCAACGATTCTTTAAAGAAACACATGATTGTCCACTCAGGCAGTAAACCCTGTGTTTGTGACATTTGTGGGAAACGATTTAGCGACATATCAAAACTGAAAATCCACAAAAGAATTCATACAGGGCACAAACCCTGTGTTTGTGACATTTGTGGGAAACAATTTGGAGACATATCAAAACTGAagagacacaaaataactcacacAGGACAGAAACCCTGTGTTTGTGAAGTTTGTGGGAAGCAATTTTGCGACACATCAACACTGAAGGTCCACATGAGAATtcacactggagagaaaccatttagttgtgatgtttgtggaaaGAGGTTTTGCCAAAGTGAGGATCTCAAAAGGCACATTAGtgtccacacaggagagaaaccattttgctgtgatgtttgtagtcGACGTTTTAGCCTGAAGAAATGTCTGAAGCATCACATGATGGTtcacactggagagaaaccctttggttgtgatgtGTGTGGGAAAGAATTTCGCACCACAGCAAATCTGAAGATCCACACGAGAACTCACACGGGAGAGAAACCCTATGGCTGTGACTTGTGTGAGAAAAGATTTCGTGATGGAGCAAGCCTGTGGAGGCACACAAGAAATCACACTGGAGAGAAACTGTTTTGCTGTGATGTTTGTGGTCAAAAGTTTACTTGCAAGGCAAATCTTTCTGGGCACTCAAGagttcacacaggagagaaacccttggTTGTGACGTGTGTGGGAAACAATTTGGTGACAGATCTTGTCTGA
- the LOC114463994 gene encoding zinc finger protein OZF-like isoform X2: MAARQQTTHTDGSSVGELKHIKDEQEELWESGEGERLGFPADVPDGVSCKHGLKLQDHLHIKKEEEELWESLEEKQETDITAVTVKSEDEEEEAQCSLLHWRQSEENIKGEPATCSSAKLMKVEPNGDISEGPEAANTCTQQDTDGEETDCSDTEDSEDWREPLSQSEAQSEHMDMRCENFQTSENNTRGTSHNTHKPFGCDVCGKQFADTAHLRRHTRTHTGEKPFRCDVCGKQFGTKTQLKSHTRIHTGENPYGCDVCGKSFSDRSHLKIHTRIHTGEKPFNCDVCGKRFGRNDSLKKHMIVHSGSKPCVCDICGKRFSDISKLKIHKRIHTGHKPCVCDICGKQFGDISKLKRHKITHTGQKPCVCEVCGKQFCDTSTLKVHMRIHTGEKPFSCDVCGKRFCQSEDLKRHISVHTGEKPFCCDVCSRRFSLKKCLKHHMMVHTGEKPFGCDVCGKEFRTTANLKIHTRTHTGEKPYGCDLCEKRFRDGASLWRHTRNHTGEKLFCCDVCGQKFTCKANLSGHSRVHTGEKPLVVTCVGNNLVTDLV, encoded by the exons ATGGCAGCGCGTCAACAAACAACTCATACTGACG GTTCCAGTGTGGGAGAACTGAAACACATAAAGGACGAACAGGAGGAATTGTGGGAAAGTGGGGAAGGAGAGCGTCTTG GGTTTCCTGCAGATGTTCCTGATGGTGTTTCCTGTAAACATGGACTGAAGCTCCAG GATcatctccacataaagaaggaagaggaagaactgtGGGAAAGTCTGGAGGAAAAGCAGGAGACGGATATCACGGCTGTTACTGTGAagagtgaagatgaagaggaggaagctcagtgttctctgctacactggagacaaagtgaggagaacatcaaaggagaacctgcaacctgcagctcagctaAACTCATGAAAGTAGAACCAAATGGAGACATCAGTGAAGGCCCAGAAGCAGCAAACACTTGTACACAACAAGACACTGATGGAGAGGAAACAGACTGCTCTGACACTGAAGACAGTGAGGATTGGAGGGAACCTTTGTCCCAGTCTGAAGCTCAGAGTGAACACATGGACATGAGGTGTGAGAACTTTCAAACATCTGAGAACAACACCAGAGGAAcatcacacaacacacacaaaccctttggttgtgatgtGTGTGGGAAACAATTTGCCGACACAGCACATCTGAGGAGGCACACAAGAactcacacaggagagaaaccttttcgttgtgatgtttgtgggaaACAATTTGGCACCAAAACACAGCTGAAGTCTCACAcgagaattcacacaggagaaaaCCCCTATGGTTGTGACGTGTGTGGGAAATCATTTAGCGACAGATCACATCTGAAGATCCACAcaagaattcacacaggagagaaacctttcAATTGTGATGTCTGTGGAAAGAGGTTTGGCCGCAACGATTCTTTAAAGAAACACATGATTGTCCACTCAGGCAGTAAACCCTGTGTTTGTGACATTTGTGGGAAACGATTTAGCGACATATCAAAACTGAAAATCCACAAAAGAATTCATACAGGGCACAAACCCTGTGTTTGTGACATTTGTGGGAAACAATTTGGAGACATATCAAAACTGAagagacacaaaataactcacacAGGACAGAAACCCTGTGTTTGTGAAGTTTGTGGGAAGCAATTTTGCGACACATCAACACTGAAGGTCCACATGAGAATtcacactggagagaaaccatttagttgtgatgtttgtggaaaGAGGTTTTGCCAAAGTGAGGATCTCAAAAGGCACATTAGtgtccacacaggagagaaaccattttgctgtgatgtttgtagtcGACGTTTTAGCCTGAAGAAATGTCTGAAGCATCACATGATGGTtcacactggagagaaaccctttggttgtgatgtGTGTGGGAAAGAATTTCGCACCACAGCAAATCTGAAGATCCACACGAGAACTCACACGGGAGAGAAACCCTATGGCTGTGACTTGTGTGAGAAAAGATTTCGTGATGGAGCAAGCCTGTGGAGGCACACAAGAAATCACACTGGAGAGAAACTGTTTTGCTGTGATGTTTGTGGTCAAAAGTTTACTTGCAAGGCAAATCTTTCTGGGCACTCAAGagttcacacaggagagaaacccttggTTGTGACGTGTGTGGGAAACAATTTGGTGACAGATCTTGTCTGA
- the LOC114463994 gene encoding zinc finger protein 239-like isoform X6 encodes MAARQQTTHTDGSSVGELKHIKDEQEELWESGEGERLGFPADVPDGVSCKHGLKLQDHLHIKKEEEELWESLEEKQETDITAVTVKSEDEEEEAQCSLLHWRQSEENIKGEPATCSSAKLMKVEPNGDISEGPEAANTCTQQDTDGEETDCSDTEDSEDWREPLSQSEAQSEHMSCENFQTSENNTRGTSHNREKRFGCDICGKRFTDITNLKIHTRIHTGEKPYECDVCGQKFTYKRSFCVHMSYHTGEKPFSCDVCGQSFTYKRSLTVHSRIHTGEKPYGCDVCGQTFTYKESFTSHMSGHTGEKAHKCDVCIKRFNRQSELKQHMRIHTGEKPFGCDVCQRRFPQRSHLKKHVLIHTREKPYVCDVCQKRFSNQTNLNRHMKIHRRHGPCTDPQEAPCGPEPTDSTGYE; translated from the exons ATGGCAGCGCGTCAACAAACAACTCATACTGACG GTTCCAGTGTGGGAGAACTGAAACACATAAAGGACGAACAGGAGGAATTGTGGGAAAGTGGGGAAGGAGAGCGTCTTG GGTTTCCTGCAGATGTTCCTGATGGTGTTTCCTGTAAACATGGACTGAAGCTCCAGGATcatctccacataaagaaggaagaggaagaactgtGGGAAAGTCTGGAGGAAAAGCAGGAGACGGATATCACGGCTGTTACTGTGAagagtgaagatgaagaggaggaagctcagtgttctctgctacactggagacaaagtgaggagaacatcaaaggagaacctgcaacctgcagctcagctaAACTCATGAAAGTAGAACCAAATGGAGACATCAGTGAAGGCCCAGAAGCAGCAAACACTTGTACACAACAAGACACTGATGGAGAGGAAACAGACTGCTCTGATACTGAAGACAGTGAGGATTGGAGGGAACCTTTGTCCCAGTCTGAAGCTCAGAGTGAACACATGAGCTGTGAGAACTTTCAAACATCTGAGAACAACACCAGAGGAACATCACACAACAGAGAGAAACGCTTTGGTTGTGACATCTGTGGAAAACGATTTACCGACATAACAAATCTAAAGATTCACACGAGAATTCACACGGGAGAGAAACCAtatgaatgtgatgtttgtggtcaAAAATTTACTTATAAGAGAAGTTTTTGCGTCCACATGAGTtaccacacaggagagaaacctttcAGTTGTGACGTTTGTGGTCAAAGTTTTACTTATAAGAGAAGTCTTACCGTGCACtcgagaatccacacaggagagaaaccctatggttgtgatgtttgtggtcaAACTTTTACGTATAAGGAAAGTTTTACCAGTCACATGAGTGGCCACACCGGGGAGAAAGCccataaatgtgatgtttgtataaAAAGATTTAATCGCCAGTCTGAACTGAAGCAACAcatgagaattcacacaggagagaaaccttttggttgtgatgtttgtcagaGACGGTTTCCTCAGAGGTCACATCTGAAGAAGCACGTGTTAATCCACACACGTGAGAAACCCtatgtttgtgatgtttgtcaAAAACGATTTTCTAACCAGACGAATCTAAATCGGCACATGAAAATCCACAGAAGGCATGGTCCATGTACGGACCCACAGGAGGCGCCATGTGGACCCGAACCCACAGACTCAACAGGTTATGAATGA
- the LOC114464016 gene encoding gastrula zinc finger protein XlCGF8.2DB-like, which produces MSIKNTDINVNKEENMETPSTCLVGEKITTDTYTGGKPFGCDVCGKRFSCHEYLKKHMIIHLAEKPFGCDVCGKRCSRNEDLKSHMMVHTREKPFGCDVCSKQFGNRTSLKRHISVHTGVKPFGCDVCGKTFCRNAGLKSHMIIHTGEKPFGCDSCGKKFRNGAHLKRHMMVHTGEKPFSCDACGKKFHRNEDLKTHTMVHTGEKPFGCDVCGKRFTIRVCLKVHMRVHTGEKPFGCEVCGQRFSQASHLKEHMSIHADGKPYGCDVCSKSFSRKTHLKRHMVVHTGEKPCRCDVCHKSFRQKTHLTFHMRIHTGEKPFGCDVCGQRFSKKDRVKAHMRVHTGEKPFRCDVCCKEFRYSENLIKHARLHKV; this is translated from the coding sequence ATGTCCATTAAAAACACTGACATCAACGTTAACAAAGAGGAAAACATGGAAACACCATCAACCTGTTTGGTTGGTGAGAAAATAACTACTGACACTTACACAGGAGGGAAACCatttggttgtgatgtttgtggaaaGAGGTTTAGCTGCCATGAGTATTTGAAAAAGCACATGATCATTCACTTAGCAGAGAAACCCTtcggttgtgatgtttgtggaaaGAGATGCAGCCGCAACGAGGATCTCAAAAGCCACATGATGGTTCACACGAGAGAGAAACCgtttggttgtgatgtttgtagtaaacaATTTGGTAACAGAACAAGTCTAAAAAGACACATCAGTGTCCACACGGGAGTGAAACcttttggttgtgatgtttgtgggaaGACATTTTGCCGCAATGCAGGTCTGAAAAGTCACATGAttatccacacaggagagaaaccttttggTTGTGATTCTTGTGGAAAAAAATTTAGGAATGGAGCGCATCTGAAGAGGCATATGATggttcacacaggagagaaaccctttagTTGTGATGCTTGTGGTAAGAAATTCCATCGCAACGAGGATCTGAAAACTCACACGATggtccacacaggagagaaaccgtttggatgtgatgtttgtggtaaaCGATTTACTATCAGAGTTTGTCTGAAGGTACACATGAGAGTCCATACAGGGGAGAAACCATTTGGATGTGAGGTTTGCGGTCAACGTTTTTCTCAGGCTTCACATCTGAAGGAGCATATGAGCATCCACGCTGATGGGAAACCGTACGGTTGCGATGTTTGCAGTAAAAGTTTTAGCCGCAAAACACATTTGAAGCGCCACATGGTggttcacacaggagagaaaccatgtCGTTGTGACGTGTGTCACAAAAGTTTTCGCCAAAAGACACATCTGACGTttcacatgagaatccacacaggagagaaaccctttggttgtgacGTTTGTGGCCAACGATTCTCTAAAAAGGATCGTGTAAAGGCTCATATGAGAGTCCACACAGGTGAGAAACCCTTTAGATGTGACGTGTGCTGTAAAGAGTTTAGATATTCTGAAAACTTAATCAAGCATGCAAGACTCCACAAAGTGTAG
- the LOC114463994 gene encoding zinc finger protein 239-like isoform X5, whose amino-acid sequence MAARQQTTHTDGSSVGELKHIKDEQEELWESGEGERLGACQESGFPADVPDGVSCKHGLKLQDHLHIKKEEEELWESLEEKQETDITAVTVKSEDEEEEAQCSLLHWRQSEENIKGEPATCSSAKLMKVEPNGDISEGPEAANTCTQQDTDGEETDCSDTEDSEDWREPLSQSEAQSEHMSCENFQTSENNTRGTSHNREKRFGCDICGKRFTDITNLKIHTRIHTGEKPYECDVCGQKFTYKRSFCVHMSYHTGEKPFSCDVCGQSFTYKRSLTVHSRIHTGEKPYGCDVCGQTFTYKESFTSHMSGHTGEKAHKCDVCIKRFNRQSELKQHMRIHTGEKPFGCDVCQRRFPQRSHLKKHVLIHTREKPYVCDVCQKRFSNQTNLNRHMKIHRRHGPCTDPQEAPCGPEPTDSTGYE is encoded by the exons ATGGCAGCGCGTCAACAAACAACTCATACTGACG GTTCCAGTGTGGGAGAACTGAAACACATAAAGGACGAACAGGAGGAATTGTGGGAAAGTGGGGAAGGAGAGCGTCTTGGTGCGTGTCAGGAGTCAG GGTTTCCTGCAGATGTTCCTGATGGTGTTTCCTGTAAACATGGACTGAAGCTCCAGGATcatctccacataaagaaggaagaggaagaactgtGGGAAAGTCTGGAGGAAAAGCAGGAGACGGATATCACGGCTGTTACTGTGAagagtgaagatgaagaggaggaagctcagtgttctctgctacactggagacaaagtgaggagaacatcaaaggagaacctgcaacctgcagctcagctaAACTCATGAAAGTAGAACCAAATGGAGACATCAGTGAAGGCCCAGAAGCAGCAAACACTTGTACACAACAAGACACTGATGGAGAGGAAACAGACTGCTCTGATACTGAAGACAGTGAGGATTGGAGGGAACCTTTGTCCCAGTCTGAAGCTCAGAGTGAACACATGAGCTGTGAGAACTTTCAAACATCTGAGAACAACACCAGAGGAACATCACACAACAGAGAGAAACGCTTTGGTTGTGACATCTGTGGAAAACGATTTACCGACATAACAAATCTAAAGATTCACACGAGAATTCACACGGGAGAGAAACCAtatgaatgtgatgtttgtggtcaAAAATTTACTTATAAGAGAAGTTTTTGCGTCCACATGAGTtaccacacaggagagaaacctttcAGTTGTGACGTTTGTGGTCAAAGTTTTACTTATAAGAGAAGTCTTACCGTGCACtcgagaatccacacaggagagaaaccctatggttgtgatgtttgtggtcaAACTTTTACGTATAAGGAAAGTTTTACCAGTCACATGAGTGGCCACACCGGGGAGAAAGCccataaatgtgatgtttgtataaAAAGATTTAATCGCCAGTCTGAACTGAAGCAACAcatgagaattcacacaggagagaaaccttttggttgtgatgtttgtcagaGACGGTTTCCTCAGAGGTCACATCTGAAGAAGCACGTGTTAATCCACACACGTGAGAAACCCtatgtttgtgatgtttgtcaAAAACGATTTTCTAACCAGACGAATCTAAATCGGCACATGAAAATCCACAGAAGGCATGGTCCATGTACGGACCCACAGGAGGCGCCATGTGGACCCGAACCCACAGACTCAACAGGTTATGAATGA
- the LOC114463994 gene encoding zinc finger protein OZF-like isoform X1, translated as MAARQQTTHTDGSSVGELKHIKDEQEELWESGEGERLGACQESGFPADVPDGVSCKHGLKLQDHLHIKKEEEELWESLEEKQETDITAVTVKSEDEEEEAQCSLLHWRQSEENIKGEPATCSSAKLMKVEPNGDISEGPEAANTCTQQDTDGEETDCSDTEDSEDWREPLSQSEAQSEHMDMRCENFQTSENNTRGTSHNTHKPFGCDVCGKQFADTAHLRRHTRTHTGEKPFRCDVCGKQFGTKTQLKSHTRIHTGENPYGCDVCGKSFSDRSHLKIHTRIHTGEKPFNCDVCGKRFGRNDSLKKHMIVHSGSKPCVCDICGKRFSDISKLKIHKRIHTGHKPCVCDICGKQFGDISKLKRHKITHTGQKPCVCEVCGKQFCDTSTLKVHMRIHTGEKPFSCDVCGKRFCQSEDLKRHISVHTGEKPFCCDVCSRRFSLKKCLKHHMMVHTGEKPFGCDVCGKEFRTTANLKIHTRTHTGEKPYGCDLCEKRFRDGASLWRHTRNHTGEKLFCCDVCGQKFTCKANLSGHSRVHTGEKPLVVTCVGNNLVTDLV; from the exons ATGGCAGCGCGTCAACAAACAACTCATACTGACG GTTCCAGTGTGGGAGAACTGAAACACATAAAGGACGAACAGGAGGAATTGTGGGAAAGTGGGGAAGGAGAGCGTCTTGGTGCGTGTCAGGAGTCAG GGTTTCCTGCAGATGTTCCTGATGGTGTTTCCTGTAAACATGGACTGAAGCTCCAG GATcatctccacataaagaaggaagaggaagaactgtGGGAAAGTCTGGAGGAAAAGCAGGAGACGGATATCACGGCTGTTACTGTGAagagtgaagatgaagaggaggaagctcagtgttctctgctacactggagacaaagtgaggagaacatcaaaggagaacctgcaacctgcagctcagctaAACTCATGAAAGTAGAACCAAATGGAGACATCAGTGAAGGCCCAGAAGCAGCAAACACTTGTACACAACAAGACACTGATGGAGAGGAAACAGACTGCTCTGACACTGAAGACAGTGAGGATTGGAGGGAACCTTTGTCCCAGTCTGAAGCTCAGAGTGAACACATGGACATGAGGTGTGAGAACTTTCAAACATCTGAGAACAACACCAGAGGAAcatcacacaacacacacaaaccctttggttgtgatgtGTGTGGGAAACAATTTGCCGACACAGCACATCTGAGGAGGCACACAAGAactcacacaggagagaaaccttttcgttgtgatgtttgtgggaaACAATTTGGCACCAAAACACAGCTGAAGTCTCACAcgagaattcacacaggagaaaaCCCCTATGGTTGTGACGTGTGTGGGAAATCATTTAGCGACAGATCACATCTGAAGATCCACAcaagaattcacacaggagagaaacctttcAATTGTGATGTCTGTGGAAAGAGGTTTGGCCGCAACGATTCTTTAAAGAAACACATGATTGTCCACTCAGGCAGTAAACCCTGTGTTTGTGACATTTGTGGGAAACGATTTAGCGACATATCAAAACTGAAAATCCACAAAAGAATTCATACAGGGCACAAACCCTGTGTTTGTGACATTTGTGGGAAACAATTTGGAGACATATCAAAACTGAagagacacaaaataactcacacAGGACAGAAACCCTGTGTTTGTGAAGTTTGTGGGAAGCAATTTTGCGACACATCAACACTGAAGGTCCACATGAGAATtcacactggagagaaaccatttagttgtgatgtttgtggaaaGAGGTTTTGCCAAAGTGAGGATCTCAAAAGGCACATTAGtgtccacacaggagagaaaccattttgctgtgatgtttgtagtcGACGTTTTAGCCTGAAGAAATGTCTGAAGCATCACATGATGGTtcacactggagagaaaccctttggttgtgatgtGTGTGGGAAAGAATTTCGCACCACAGCAAATCTGAAGATCCACACGAGAACTCACACGGGAGAGAAACCCTATGGCTGTGACTTGTGTGAGAAAAGATTTCGTGATGGAGCAAGCCTGTGGAGGCACACAAGAAATCACACTGGAGAGAAACTGTTTTGCTGTGATGTTTGTGGTCAAAAGTTTACTTGCAAGGCAAATCTTTCTGGGCACTCAAGagttcacacaggagagaaacccttggTTGTGACGTGTGTGGGAAACAATTTGGTGACAGATCTTGTCTGA